A section of the Rossellomorea marisflavi genome encodes:
- a CDS encoding uracil-DNA glycosylase — MTVVPEDISTICRKRMESFDCEGFVNGRGPQEPILMIVGEAPGETEIHNGVPFSGRAGKVLDEFFRYVGVDRKDIYFTSTVRSRPFKRVDKVRKDGRVERKWVNRAPNRKEQLAHAAILDYEMAHVRPKQIVTLGNIGLQRLAGREYSISSVHGTPIRTKVKCLKDYDRREWGETEEEYSLFPTFHPASIFYNRSLEKDIYRDLDQLRQILSDKGVF; from the coding sequence ATGACAGTCGTGCCGGAAGACATTTCAACTATTTGCAGGAAGAGAATGGAGTCTTTTGACTGTGAAGGATTCGTCAATGGACGGGGACCTCAGGAGCCTATCCTCATGATCGTAGGGGAAGCGCCCGGTGAAACGGAAATACATAATGGAGTCCCCTTCAGCGGCAGGGCCGGGAAGGTACTGGATGAATTCTTTCGCTACGTGGGAGTGGACAGGAAGGATATTTATTTCACCTCCACCGTGCGGAGTCGTCCATTCAAGCGCGTGGATAAAGTGAGGAAGGACGGAAGGGTCGAAAGGAAATGGGTTAACCGGGCCCCGAACAGGAAGGAACAGCTCGCTCATGCGGCAATCCTGGATTATGAAATGGCCCACGTACGGCCAAAGCAGATTGTGACCCTTGGGAATATTGGTCTCCAGAGGCTTGCGGGAAGGGAATATAGCATCTCGTCCGTTCATGGCACCCCTATCCGGACCAAAGTGAAGTGCCTGAAGGATTATGACCGCAGGGAGTGGGGGGAAACGGAGGAAGAGTACTCTCTCTTTCCGACGTTCCATCCCGCCTCGATCTTTTATAATCGTTCCCTGGAAAAAGATATTTACCGGGACCTGGACCAGCTCAGGCAGATCCTCTCGGATAAAGGGGTCTTTTAG
- a CDS encoding alanine/glycine:cation symporter family protein codes for MTEFVGSVVDVLWSPVMIYFCLGVGLLFSILTKFVQVRFLKDMVKLMFEGGSSKEGVSSFQALALSLSGRVGTGNIAGTATAIGFGGPGAVFWMWAIAFIGSASAFIESTLAQIYKEKRDGEYRGGPAYYIEKGIGWKWYAVLFSIATLIAMSILMPGIQSNSIALGLENAFGLSTTVTGIGLIVLLGVIILGGVKRIAGVASYVVPFMAIGYILLSLVIVGVNFQAIPDVFSLIFSSAFGANSIFGGILGSAISWGVKRGIYSNEAGQGTGPHAAAAAEVSHPAKQGLVQAASVYIDTLLVCTATAFMILFTGSYNTVAPDESTIVSNLEGVEAGPAYTQAAIETVIPGFGAGFVAVALFFFAFTTIMAYYYMAETNIAYLMKGRSAKVGMMVLKVVILAATFYGAVKEAALAWALGDIGLGIMVWLNLIAILILAKPALAALKDYEQQKKQGLDPVYNSKKMGVKNAEFWEGDYKYDKNKENAS; via the coding sequence ATGACGGAATTTGTAGGAAGCGTTGTCGACGTATTATGGTCACCGGTCATGATTTATTTTTGTTTAGGTGTGGGACTATTATTTTCGATCTTAACAAAATTCGTACAGGTCCGATTCTTGAAGGACATGGTCAAGCTGATGTTTGAAGGAGGCAGCTCCAAGGAAGGGGTATCATCCTTCCAGGCCCTCGCCCTCTCGCTCTCTGGACGTGTAGGTACAGGGAATATTGCCGGAACGGCAACAGCCATCGGATTCGGTGGTCCGGGTGCCGTATTCTGGATGTGGGCCATCGCCTTCATCGGTTCGGCCAGTGCTTTTATTGAATCCACCCTTGCGCAGATCTATAAAGAAAAGCGTGATGGTGAATACAGGGGAGGACCAGCTTATTATATCGAGAAGGGAATCGGTTGGAAGTGGTACGCCGTCCTGTTCTCCATCGCCACGCTGATCGCCATGAGCATCCTGATGCCGGGGATCCAATCCAACTCCATCGCCCTTGGACTTGAGAATGCATTCGGATTGAGTACGACTGTCACGGGTATCGGTCTTATCGTGCTCCTTGGCGTCATCATTCTCGGAGGGGTGAAAAGGATCGCGGGGGTGGCTTCCTATGTGGTGCCGTTCATGGCCATAGGATATATCCTTCTTTCCCTTGTGATCGTCGGGGTGAATTTCCAAGCGATACCAGATGTCTTCTCTTTGATCTTCAGCAGTGCCTTCGGTGCGAACTCCATCTTTGGAGGGATCCTGGGTTCAGCTATTTCATGGGGGGTAAAACGCGGTATCTACTCCAATGAAGCCGGTCAGGGTACTGGACCCCATGCAGCAGCTGCGGCTGAAGTGTCCCACCCTGCCAAGCAGGGACTCGTGCAAGCGGCATCGGTTTATATCGATACGCTTCTCGTTTGTACAGCGACGGCCTTCATGATCCTGTTCACGGGCTCCTATAATACGGTTGCGCCTGATGAGTCCACGATCGTCTCCAATCTTGAAGGGGTGGAAGCGGGCCCGGCTTACACTCAAGCGGCCATTGAAACGGTCATTCCTGGATTCGGTGCCGGATTCGTAGCCGTTGCGTTGTTCTTCTTCGCTTTTACAACAATCATGGCCTATTATTACATGGCTGAGACCAATATCGCCTACTTGATGAAGGGAAGAAGCGCCAAAGTTGGAATGATGGTCCTCAAAGTCGTCATTCTTGCTGCAACCTTCTATGGAGCCGTAAAAGAAGCAGCCCTTGCGTGGGCGCTGGGTGATATCGGACTTGGCATCATGGTCTGGCTCAATCTGATTGCCATTCTGATCCTGGCCAAACCTGCCCTTGCTGCTCTCAAAGATTATGAACAACAGAAGAAGCAGGGACTTGACCCCGTGTATAATTCCAAGAAAATGGGCGTGAAAAATGCCGAGTTCTGGGAAGGGGACTACAAGTACGATAAGAATAAAGAAAACGCATCTTGA
- a CDS encoding YkuS family protein, with protein MTKRVGVEQSLSNVVQALREKGYDVVELKNEQDVNGCDCCVTTGLDTNVMGMQNTTFKGSVIEADGLTADQVCEQVDSRMM; from the coding sequence ATGACAAAACGTGTAGGTGTTGAACAATCCCTTTCAAATGTAGTGCAAGCATTGCGTGAAAAAGGGTATGACGTCGTTGAACTCAAGAACGAACAAGATGTGAACGGCTGTGATTGCTGTGTCACGACAGGCTTGGATACAAACGTAATGGGAATGCAAAATACAACATTCAAAGGATCTGTCATTGAAGCGGACGGTCTGACGGCCGATCAAGTATGTGAACAGGTCGACAGCAGAATGATGTAA
- a CDS encoding ferritin-like domain-containing protein: MDQAKLDELIEGLNEDLANEYAAVILYTNYAAVVSGLYRQVLKPFFEEEIPDEQGHALYLAEKIKTLGGSPTTTPAKVKQTDDVKEMLIEGRKAEADTIERYKKRKEQAEELGLVELGIKLDDMIADETHHLEEFDRLLKDPSFN, encoded by the coding sequence ATGGATCAAGCAAAACTTGACGAACTAATTGAAGGACTGAACGAAGATCTAGCAAATGAATATGCCGCAGTTATCCTCTACACGAACTACGCAGCAGTAGTAAGCGGCTTATATAGACAGGTATTGAAACCTTTCTTCGAAGAAGAGATTCCTGATGAGCAAGGACATGCTCTATACCTTGCAGAAAAAATCAAAACCCTTGGAGGCAGCCCTACAACAACTCCAGCAAAGGTGAAACAAACGGATGACGTGAAAGAAATGCTCATTGAAGGACGCAAAGCAGAAGCTGACACGATCGAACGCTACAAAAAACGCAAAGAGCAGGCTGAAGAGCTTGGTCTTGTGGAGCTCGGAATCAAGCTCGATGATATGATTGCCGACGAAACGCACCACTTGGAAGAATTCGATCGTCTTCTTAAGGACCCTTCTTTCAACTAA
- a CDS encoding YczE/YyaS/YitT family protein, with the protein MIRFLFYSIGLLCLSLGVSFVIHANMGAGPWDALAVGESRLFHLTIGTCIFLNGCILIGVNAFLLKERPRWLAALSIFLIGQLVDFWLRVTVTVLVPSDLTSQILFVVIGTTLIGLGISIYLQAGLPSSPMDTLMMALHHRFGLNLNHARLLNEAIAITLAIVAGGSIGIGTLIVACTLGSVIHFFYPIIERMYGKLT; encoded by the coding sequence ATGATTCGATTCCTTTTTTATAGTATCGGTTTATTATGCTTATCACTCGGCGTTTCATTTGTGATCCATGCCAATATGGGAGCGGGTCCATGGGACGCCCTGGCTGTTGGTGAATCACGCTTGTTCCACCTTACGATCGGGACATGCATCTTTTTAAACGGATGCATCCTGATCGGCGTCAATGCGTTTCTATTGAAAGAGCGACCAAGATGGCTCGCCGCCCTGTCGATTTTCCTCATTGGCCAGCTCGTTGATTTCTGGCTGAGAGTGACCGTGACCGTCTTGGTACCCTCTGATCTGACGTCGCAGATCCTCTTTGTCGTCATTGGTACTACGCTGATCGGACTTGGAATTTCCATCTATCTACAGGCGGGGCTTCCTTCGAGTCCGATGGATACACTCATGATGGCCCTTCATCACCGTTTCGGTCTGAACCTCAACCACGCGCGTCTCCTGAACGAAGCCATTGCCATCACCCTGGCCATCGTGGCTGGCGGCTCCATCGGAATCGGCACCCTCATCGTCGCCTGTACATTAGGGTCGGTCATTCATTTCTTTTATCCTATCATAGAACGTATGTACGGTAAATTAACGTGA
- a CDS encoding acyl-CoA dehydrogenase family protein, translating to MDLYESYIQNDRQRELLTLAGELADAFAERAEEYDREGSFPFENFNDLKKKGYGKLTVPKEYGGEEISLYEMVMLQERLATGDAATALSIGWHLGGLMELSESRLWDEAQFQALCEAVVTDQALVNRAASEPATGSPTRGGLPETKATKTDNGFELTGRKSFTSMAKVLDYSLVLARIGETEKKGFFLVDHKLDGVSIEDTWDVIAMKGTGSEDLVLDHVSLPSSAMVEGDERGGDLPKAWLLHIPACYLGVAVAARNYAIEFASNYSPNSLPGPIKEAPEVQRKIGEMELELFQARQILYSVADKWVKEPDKRKGMGPELSAVKHIVTNGAARIVDIAMRIVGARSLYRSNPMQRYYRDVRAGLHNPPMDDMVISLLSKQALGGK from the coding sequence TTGGATTTATATGAATCGTATATTCAGAATGATAGACAAAGAGAACTGCTTACCCTGGCAGGCGAACTCGCCGATGCGTTCGCGGAGAGGGCAGAAGAATATGATCGAGAAGGGTCCTTTCCATTTGAGAACTTCAACGACTTGAAGAAGAAAGGCTACGGGAAGCTCACCGTGCCAAAAGAATATGGGGGCGAAGAAATCAGCCTGTATGAGATGGTGATGCTGCAAGAACGCCTGGCGACGGGTGACGCTGCCACTGCACTTTCAATCGGATGGCATCTTGGCGGTCTGATGGAGCTGAGCGAGAGCAGATTATGGGATGAAGCACAATTCCAAGCGCTATGCGAAGCGGTCGTCACAGACCAAGCCCTCGTCAACAGGGCAGCCTCCGAGCCCGCTACAGGCAGTCCTACAAGGGGTGGTCTTCCGGAAACGAAGGCTACCAAAACGGATAATGGGTTTGAACTAACAGGCAGGAAAAGCTTCACTTCCATGGCGAAGGTCCTGGATTATTCATTGGTGCTGGCACGGATTGGGGAGACGGAGAAAAAGGGATTTTTCCTGGTTGATCATAAATTGGATGGTGTGAGCATCGAAGATACATGGGATGTGATTGCCATGAAGGGGACGGGAAGTGAAGACCTGGTTCTTGATCACGTCAGCTTGCCTTCTTCGGCTATGGTAGAAGGGGATGAAAGGGGTGGAGACCTCCCTAAGGCTTGGCTTCTTCATATTCCTGCCTGTTATCTCGGTGTGGCGGTGGCAGCCAGGAATTATGCCATTGAGTTCGCAAGTAATTACTCGCCTAACAGCCTGCCGGGGCCGATCAAAGAGGCCCCAGAGGTGCAGAGGAAAATCGGAGAAATGGAGCTCGAACTGTTCCAGGCCAGGCAGATCCTCTACTCGGTGGCGGATAAATGGGTGAAGGAACCGGATAAACGGAAAGGGATGGGTCCGGAGCTTTCGGCGGTCAAACATATCGTCACCAATGGGGCCGCACGCATCGTGGATATTGCCATGAGGATCGTAGGGGCAAGAAGTCTGTACCGCTCGAACCCGATGCAACGTTATTACCGGGACGTCAGAGCGGGGCTGCATAATCCGCCTATGGATGACATGGTCATTTCGCTGCTGTCAAAGCAGGCTCTCGGTGGAAAATAG
- a CDS encoding ATP-binding protein produces MIIEKLLFHTFIILAPVLIQTSLLEHHKWSKSPIFTGVLNGLATLTCLAFTYEFAGLYWDFRYVPLIIAMVYGGRKAGLIVLAFMLIGRTIMGGDILFHGLASAVIASVIPYYFSKGFWKMSPVKRVVAAQFIGLWPIAIIFLMLFVFHLPSQFLSELHSITFILQFGLVQVLGIGIAARLNEWMVEKKVMREEIIKSEKLNTLGELAASIAHEVRNPLTVVKGFLQLMKRQSKGEEDEYLAIILSELGRAEEIINDYLNFAKPQFEKVERVHIKEILSEVSILLNAYAVKENVFLESHLEDDGILLTDRNKMKQALINFVKNAIEATPPKGYVSIGLQVSEENAVITVKDTGKGMSKEEIARIGTMFYTTKNQGTGLGTSVSLKIIETIGGRVRYSSEVKKGTTVEIILPLRNEKLKKEHVLSRHLDA; encoded by the coding sequence GTGATAATTGAAAAATTACTTTTTCACACGTTCATCATTCTTGCTCCGGTGTTAATCCAAACCTCCCTGCTCGAACATCATAAATGGAGTAAGTCGCCCATCTTCACAGGGGTGCTAAACGGTTTAGCCACTCTGACATGCCTCGCATTCACATATGAATTCGCCGGTTTATACTGGGACTTCCGCTATGTCCCCCTCATTATTGCCATGGTCTATGGGGGCAGGAAGGCGGGACTCATCGTCCTTGCTTTCATGCTCATCGGACGGACGATCATGGGTGGTGATATCCTATTCCATGGCCTTGCCAGTGCGGTCATTGCCTCGGTGATCCCTTATTATTTCTCAAAAGGCTTCTGGAAGATGTCGCCCGTCAAACGGGTAGTTGCGGCCCAGTTCATCGGTTTATGGCCGATTGCTATCATTTTTCTCATGCTCTTTGTCTTTCATCTACCGTCACAATTTTTGAGTGAACTCCATTCCATTACATTCATCCTGCAGTTCGGCCTTGTCCAGGTGCTTGGAATCGGCATCGCCGCCCGCTTGAATGAATGGATGGTCGAGAAGAAGGTGATGAGGGAAGAAATCATCAAATCGGAGAAATTGAATACGCTGGGTGAATTGGCTGCCAGCATCGCCCATGAAGTACGAAATCCCCTGACGGTCGTGAAGGGTTTCCTTCAGCTCATGAAGCGTCAGTCAAAGGGGGAGGAGGATGAATATCTGGCCATCATCTTAAGTGAGCTTGGTAGGGCTGAAGAAATCATCAATGACTACTTGAATTTTGCAAAGCCGCAATTCGAGAAGGTGGAGCGGGTTCATATAAAGGAGATTCTATCGGAGGTATCTATCCTGTTGAATGCCTATGCCGTGAAGGAGAATGTTTTTTTGGAGAGCCACCTGGAGGATGACGGGATCCTCCTCACGGATCGGAATAAAATGAAACAGGCACTCATCAACTTTGTGAAGAATGCGATTGAAGCGACTCCGCCGAAAGGGTATGTGTCGATCGGTCTACAGGTCTCTGAAGAGAATGCCGTCATTACTGTGAAGGATACAGGAAAAGGAATGTCGAAAGAAGAGATAGCGAGGATCGGTACGATGTTCTATACCACAAAGAACCAGGGGACAGGACTAGGGACGTCGGTCTCCCTTAAAATCATCGAAACGATCGGCGGCCGTGTAAGGTATTCGAGTGAGGTGAAGAAAGGGACGACCGTCGAGATCATCCTTCCCCTCCGGAATGAAAAATTGAAAAAGGAACATGTCCTTTCCCGTCACTTAGATGCTTGA
- a CDS encoding ATP-dependent DNA helicase, with the protein MTAGYKAAVFFSATLHPFSYYFHQLGGEAEDYRFVIPTPFDHSQWQVEIQPLSIRFRDRDRHFPHLMESIVNLFNRVDGNGLVFFPSYAFMRRAFDALEGYDLSAKLIMQEPMMSEKEREEFLAEFQAGREQPVLGLAVLGGIFSEGIDLKGERLKQVVVVGVGLPQPDEERELMKSYFNSLGVNGFAYAYTYPGLNKVFQSGGRLIRTEEDRGVLRLIDDRYLSGEYQKLLLEEWRHFTVVGGSWT; encoded by the coding sequence GTGACGGCAGGGTATAAGGCGGCGGTCTTCTTTTCGGCGACCTTACATCCGTTTTCGTATTACTTCCATCAGCTTGGAGGAGAAGCGGAGGATTACCGATTTGTCATTCCGACCCCCTTCGATCATAGCCAGTGGCAAGTGGAAATCCAGCCTCTTTCCATACGCTTCAGGGACCGGGATCGCCATTTTCCTCATCTGATGGAGTCGATCGTCAATCTCTTTAATCGAGTCGATGGAAATGGCCTCGTATTCTTTCCTTCCTACGCCTTCATGAGAAGAGCTTTTGATGCATTGGAAGGGTATGATTTATCGGCGAAGCTGATCATGCAGGAGCCGATGATGTCAGAAAAGGAAAGAGAAGAGTTCTTGGCTGAGTTCCAAGCAGGACGAGAGCAACCTGTATTGGGTCTTGCCGTCTTGGGAGGCATTTTTTCTGAAGGTATCGATTTGAAGGGTGAACGTTTGAAGCAGGTGGTGGTTGTCGGTGTCGGGCTCCCTCAACCTGATGAAGAACGGGAGCTGATGAAGTCCTATTTTAACTCTCTCGGAGTAAATGGATTTGCCTATGCCTACACCTACCCCGGATTGAACAAAGTCTTTCAGTCTGGTGGAAGGCTGATCAGGACTGAAGAAGACCGAGGTGTCCTCAGGCTCATTGATGATCGCTATCTCTCAGGGGAATATCAGAAGCTGCTGCTCGAGGAATGGCGACATTTCACTGTGGTGGGAGGTTCATGGACATAA
- a CDS encoding aromatic acid exporter family protein → MQFSKHFRLVGGRVAKTGIAVFLTALICELFNWPATFAVITAIVTIEPTATNSIKKAFIRFPASAIGALYAVVLSSFFGDRPITYAFVALLTIITCHRLKLAPGILVATLTGIAMIPTIHDHYVATFFIRLGTTTIGLIVSTVVNIWVLPPKYSDKITASIHNLYFKTGNLLERRGSELLKQHSLHRDTRLIFADILQEVEATDTLCKYQKEEWKLHRSSRKELRFFHYEYKKLNLLRQILYHIGNLIYLPMNRYSYSQEEKERIISAIQSLKGILHHPSFEIPEQHFVLMKDLLEEFWEDHEFLKGKQVKHFSCESVLLYELLSIHDLLEELKGIQTLEIHHSSVLEKKLQT, encoded by the coding sequence ATGCAATTTTCCAAACATTTTCGATTAGTCGGCGGCCGCGTTGCAAAGACAGGCATTGCCGTTTTTTTGACTGCACTCATTTGTGAATTATTCAACTGGCCAGCGACGTTCGCGGTCATCACGGCCATCGTCACCATCGAGCCGACGGCAACCAATTCGATCAAAAAGGCGTTCATCCGATTTCCGGCATCAGCCATCGGGGCCCTGTACGCAGTCGTCTTGTCTTCTTTTTTCGGAGACCGCCCCATCACCTACGCATTCGTCGCGCTGCTGACAATCATCACCTGTCACAGGCTGAAGCTTGCCCCCGGAATCCTGGTCGCCACCTTGACAGGAATCGCCATGATCCCGACAATCCATGATCATTATGTAGCCACTTTTTTCATCAGGCTCGGAACCACGACGATCGGGCTTATCGTTTCAACCGTGGTCAACATTTGGGTCCTACCTCCTAAATATTCCGATAAAATCACGGCGAGCATTCATAATTTATATTTCAAAACCGGTAATCTTTTAGAGCGGAGAGGCTCGGAACTGCTAAAGCAGCATTCCCTTCACCGGGATACCCGCCTCATTTTCGCCGACATCCTCCAGGAAGTCGAAGCAACGGATACCCTTTGCAAATATCAAAAGGAAGAGTGGAAACTACACCGCTCCAGCAGGAAAGAGCTCCGGTTTTTCCACTACGAGTATAAAAAGCTGAACCTGTTGAGACAGATCCTTTATCATATCGGAAATCTGATCTATCTCCCCATGAACCGCTATTCGTACAGCCAAGAGGAGAAGGAACGGATCATTTCGGCAATCCAGTCCCTTAAGGGGATCCTACACCACCCCTCTTTCGAAATTCCAGAACAGCACTTCGTTCTCATGAAGGATCTTTTAGAAGAGTTCTGGGAGGATCATGAATTCCTTAAAGGAAAACAGGTCAAACATTTCTCATGCGAATCCGTTCTCTTATACGAATTGTTATCCATACATGACCTGCTTGAAGAACTGAAAGGGATCCAGACCCTGGAGATTCACCATTCCTCCGTATTGGAGAAAAAATTACAGACGTAA
- a CDS encoding cyclic-phosphate processing receiver domain-containing protein: protein MYMTVNVFLDDYRHCPQGYILAKDIDECLQLMYDHSIGHLSLDHDLESKTRNGLMLVHAMVEHQLFAERITIHSANSVGGKNMFRYLKAAQENDQMPHSIKIVLRPLPLR from the coding sequence ATGTATATGACAGTAAATGTGTTTCTCGACGATTATCGCCACTGTCCCCAAGGTTACATTCTTGCAAAAGACATCGATGAGTGCCTGCAGCTTATGTACGATCATTCCATTGGTCATCTCTCTCTCGATCATGACCTCGAGAGCAAGACCCGAAATGGGCTGATGCTGGTTCATGCCATGGTGGAGCACCAACTATTTGCAGAACGCATCACGATCCACTCTGCTAATTCAGTAGGTGGAAAGAATATGTTCCGCTATCTCAAAGCGGCACAAGAAAACGACCAGATGCCTCATTCGATCAAGATTGTTTTAAGGCCTTTGCCTCTCAGATGA
- a CDS encoding pyridoxamine 5'-phosphate oxidase family protein, which translates to MSQNEVKEQVLKVLDESKVGTLATVKDNKPYSRYMTYYHEDLVLYTPTSKKTEKTDEIEENPNVHILLGYDGEGYGDTFVEIEGKASVEQSEAYKKKIWNDHMKNWFDGPEDPNLVVLKIEPVGVRLMNNEEDSPQTLDL; encoded by the coding sequence GTGTCACAGAATGAAGTGAAAGAGCAAGTATTGAAGGTGTTGGACGAAAGCAAAGTGGGAACACTTGCGACTGTAAAGGATAACAAACCTTATTCCCGCTATATGACCTATTATCACGAGGACCTGGTCCTGTACACACCAACAAGTAAGAAGACCGAAAAGACCGATGAGATCGAAGAAAACCCAAATGTTCATATCCTACTCGGCTACGACGGCGAAGGATATGGCGATACATTCGTGGAGATAGAGGGAAAAGCCTCCGTTGAACAATCTGAGGCTTACAAGAAGAAAATATGGAATGATCACATGAAAAATTGGTTCGACGGTCCGGAAGATCCAAATCTAGTCGTCCTCAAGATCGAACCCGTGGGGGTCAGACTCATGAATAACGAAGAAGATTCTCCACAGACCTTGGATCTTTAA
- a CDS encoding alpha/beta-type small acid-soluble spore protein, producing MSKRKLLVPGSRDALNEMKARISGADHPSDAKFEAAREVGVPLQKGYNGHLSSAENGKVGGQLGGRMVQELIKMAKEKMDHS from the coding sequence ATGTCGAAACGCAAGCTTTTGGTCCCAGGTTCCCGGGACGCCCTCAATGAAATGAAGGCGAGAATTTCCGGTGCAGACCATCCGTCAGATGCCAAGTTTGAAGCAGCAAGGGAAGTGGGGGTTCCCCTCCAAAAAGGCTACAATGGGCATCTATCGTCTGCTGAAAACGGGAAAGTCGGTGGACAACTCGGCGGTAGGATGGTCCAGGAACTCATCAAGATGGCCAAGGAAAAGATGGATCACAGCTAA